One genomic segment of Helianthus annuus cultivar XRQ/B chromosome 14, HanXRQr2.0-SUNRISE, whole genome shotgun sequence includes these proteins:
- the LOC118486292 gene encoding heavy metal-associated isoprenylated plant protein 21-like, protein MGALDYLSNFFSATSTRSRSRRKPMQTVEIKVKMDCDGCERRVKNSVKSMKGVKTVEVNRKQSRVTVSGNVDPNKVLKNVKSTGKRAEFWPYIPYNLVSYPYVAQAYDKRAPAGHVKNVVQAVAAHNTTDERITHLFSDDNPNACSIM, encoded by the exons ATGGGAGCACTTGACTATCTTTCTAATTTTTTTAGTGCCACAAGTACCAGAAGCAGAAGCAGAAGAAAACCAATGCAG ACAGTTGAAATAAAAGTCAAAATGGACTGTGATGGATGTGAAAGAAGGGTCAAGAATTCGGTTAAATCCATGAAAG GAGTGAAGACTGTGGAGGTTAACAGAAAGCAAAGCCGGGTAACCGTTAGTGGAAATGTGGATCCAAACAAGGTGTTAAAGAATGTGAAGAGCACCGGAAAAAGGGCCGAATTTTGGCCCTACATTCCCTACAACTTGGTGAGTTATCCGTACGTGGCTCAAGCCTACGACAAGAGGGCTCCGGCAGGCCATGTTAAGAACGTCGTCCAGGCAGTTGCGGCCCATAACACCACGGATGAGCGTATCACTCACCTCTTTAGCGATGATAACCCTAATGCTTGTTCCATCATGTGA